One part of the Thermoanaerobaculia bacterium genome encodes these proteins:
- the uvrB gene encoding excinuclease ABC subunit UvrB has translation MSDQFRLVSPFQPQGDQVRAIESLVRGLSAGQREQVLLGVTGSGKTFTVARVIEAINRPTLVLSHNKTLAAQLYQEFKTFFPDNAVEYFVSYYDYYQPEAYVPQSDTYIEKDASINDEIDRLRLKATQSLFERRDVLIVASVSCIYGIGAPEVYYSMLYFFEEGREQPLGEVLASLVSMQYERTPYDLYRGAFRLRGDTLEIFPAYEETALRVEFFGDTIEAIQRIDPVRGTAIQREKKVSIFPKTHYVTPQDQIHKAVKSIRDELAIRLKDLEAQDKLVEKQRLEERTRYDLDMLTQVGHCPGIENYSRHLTGRNPGEPPPTLLDYLPSDFLLVVDESHQTIPQVRGMYNGDRSRKQTLVDFGFRLPSALDNRPLTFEEFIKRVGDTIYVSATPGPYELERAGGQVVEQVIRPTGLLDPIMEVRPTKGQVDDLYDVILECVGRNERIMVTTLTKRMAEDLTEHYREMGLKCRYLHSDIDTLERIAILSDFRRGEFDILIGINLLREGLDLPEVSTVAILDADREGFLRSETSLIQIAGRAARNLGGKVILYADTITRSMRRAMEETERRRTIQEAYNREHNIEPASIIKDVNSELVRMSNLDYFDTPSTGEVREYQDGESLLKAIKRLEKEMKEAAARWEFEKAAELRDRLRELKAMQVFS, from the coding sequence ATGTCCGATCAATTTCGCCTCGTCTCTCCCTTCCAGCCCCAGGGAGATCAGGTCCGGGCCATTGAGTCCCTGGTCAGAGGTCTATCCGCCGGTCAGCGGGAACAGGTACTCCTGGGTGTTACCGGTTCTGGAAAAACCTTTACCGTGGCGAGGGTCATTGAGGCGATCAATCGCCCGACCCTGGTGCTCTCCCACAATAAGACCCTGGCGGCCCAGCTCTACCAGGAATTCAAGACCTTCTTTCCCGACAATGCCGTGGAGTATTTCGTCTCCTACTACGACTACTACCAGCCTGAGGCCTATGTACCCCAGAGTGACACCTATATTGAGAAGGATGCCTCCATCAACGATGAAATCGACAGACTCCGCCTGAAAGCCACCCAATCCCTCTTTGAGAGGCGAGATGTCCTTATCGTTGCCTCTGTTTCGTGCATCTACGGCATCGGGGCTCCGGAAGTCTATTACAGTATGCTCTATTTCTTCGAAGAGGGCAGGGAGCAGCCTCTCGGGGAAGTTCTGGCCTCCCTGGTTTCCATGCAGTACGAGCGGACACCCTATGACCTCTACCGGGGAGCCTTTCGCCTTCGCGGAGACACGCTCGAGATCTTTCCTGCCTACGAGGAGACTGCTCTGCGGGTCGAATTTTTCGGGGACACGATTGAAGCGATACAACGCATTGATCCAGTGCGTGGAACTGCAATCCAGCGGGAAAAGAAGGTCTCCATCTTTCCGAAGACACACTATGTCACGCCCCAGGATCAGATTCACAAAGCCGTGAAGTCGATTCGGGACGAGCTGGCCATTCGGCTCAAGGATCTCGAGGCACAGGACAAACTGGTTGAAAAACAGAGGCTCGAGGAGAGGACTCGATACGATCTCGACATGCTGACCCAGGTGGGACATTGCCCGGGTATTGAAAACTACTCCCGCCATCTTACCGGTCGCAATCCCGGTGAACCTCCGCCGACGCTCCTGGACTACCTTCCGAGCGATTTTCTCCTTGTCGTGGACGAGTCCCACCAGACCATCCCTCAGGTCCGGGGCATGTATAACGGAGATCGATCCAGAAAGCAGACCCTTGTCGATTTCGGATTCCGCCTCCCCTCGGCCCTGGATAACCGCCCGCTGACCTTCGAAGAGTTTATAAAAAGGGTAGGAGATACGATATATGTGTCTGCCACACCGGGTCCTTACGAGCTTGAAAGAGCTGGCGGTCAGGTTGTTGAGCAGGTCATCCGTCCTACGGGTCTCCTCGATCCAATCATGGAGGTCCGCCCGACAAAGGGGCAGGTGGACGATCTCTATGACGTGATCCTGGAGTGCGTGGGCAGAAATGAACGGATCATGGTAACGACCCTGACCAAGCGAATGGCGGAAGACCTGACCGAACACTACCGGGAAATGGGACTGAAATGCCGTTATCTCCATTCCGACATCGATACCCTTGAACGAATCGCCATCCTGTCCGATTTTCGGCGGGGAGAGTTTGACATTCTGATCGGCATCAACCTTCTCCGGGAGGGACTGGACCTGCCGGAAGTTTCGACGGTAGCCATTTTAGACGCGGACCGGGAAGGATTTCTCCGGAGCGAGACGTCCCTGATTCAGATTGCGGGTCGAGCGGCCAGGAACCTGGGCGGAAAGGTAATTCTCTACGCTGACACGATCACACGTTCCATGCGCAGGGCAATGGAGGAGACCGAACGCAGGCGGACCATTCAGGAAGCCTATAACCGGGAACACAACATTGAGCCGGCTTCGATCATCAAGGACGTGAATTCGGAACTGGTTCGAATGAGCAACCTGGATTACTTCGATACCCCCTCCACCGGAGAGGTCAGGGAATACCAGGACGGAGAATCGCTCCTCAAGGCGATCAAGAGGCTGGAAAAGGAGATGAA